CACGTGAAGATCGTCGACCGGATGAAAGACATCATCATCACCTCCGGCGGCAAGAACATCAGTCCCTCGGAGATCGAGAACAGCCTCAAGACGTCCCCGTACGTCAAGGAGGCGATGGTGGTCGGGGAAGGCCGCAAGTACCTGGCGGCCCTGATCGGCATCGAACTCGACACCGTCGGCGACTGGGCCACGCGCAGGGAGATCCCCTACACGACCTATCGGGACCTGTCCGAGAAGCCCGAGGTGATCGAGCTGATCCAGGGCGTGGTCAACAAGACGAACGAGAAGTTCGCCCGGGTCGAGAACATCCGCAAGTTCCGTTTGATCCCCAAAGAACTCGATCACGAGGACGGCGAACTCACCGCAACCCAGAAGCTGAAGCGGGCCTCGATGGCCGCCATGTTCGAGGACCTGATCGAGGCCATGTACGGAACCGAGGGATGACCGAAACCCTGCTGATCTTGGCCCAGGAGGCCGGCGGACCGAGCAAGGTCGCCGAGGCCGTTGCCGAAGGGCTTTCGCTCGGCTCGATCTATGCCCTGCTGGCGATGGGCTTCGTGATCATCTTCAAGGCGACCCAGGTGCTGAACTTCGCCCACGGCGCACTGTCGGCACTCGGGGCGTTCCTGGTGGCCTCGTTCGCCACCCTGGTCAACATTCCCGGCAGGTTCATGGAGGACAGTCCGCGCTGGCTGCAATGGTCGCTCTCGGTGGTCACCGCGCTCGTGGCGGCAGCCCTCATCGGCATGCTGCTCGAGCGGTTGTTCTTGCGGCCGATGGTGGGCGAGGAGTTGTTTGCGGTGGCGATCGTCACCCTCGGAATCGACATCTCATTGCGGAACGTGACCAACGACTTCATCGGCACCGATCCGCGGCCGCTGGGCGACCCGTGGGGGACGAGCATCCTGGATCTCGGGTGGGTGAGCATCGCCCACACCGAGATCGCCCAGATCGTCATCTCTCTCATCCTGGTGACGGCGGTGGCGCTGTTCTTCCGCTCCCGCACCGGCATCGCCATGCGGGCGACTGCATTCGACCAGGAGGCGGCGCGGGCCCAGGGGATCAACGTCGGCCGTATCTTCTCCATCTCGTGGGCGATCGGCGCGGTGCTGGCGGCGGTGGCGGGGATCTTCGTGAGTGTGTTTCCTCGAAGATCGGCCGGAGTGGACACGTTCACCGCCTTCTTCGCCTTCAAGGCGTTTCCGGCGATCATCCTCGGTGGTCTCGACTCGATCGTTGGCGCAGTGGTCGGCGGGTTCGCGGTCGGACTGGCCGAGGCGTTTGCGGGCGAATACATCACGGCCAGCTGGTTGGGTGCCGGGTTCGGCGGCATCGTCCCCTACCTGCTGATGCTGCTCGTGCTGCTCGTGCGGCCGTACGGGTTGTTCGGAACCGAGGAGATCAGGCGGGTATGAAGTCACGTCTCACGTCTCACGCCTCTCGTCTCACGCTTCCCGCGCGTTCGGTCGAGCGTGAGACGTGCGACGTGGGACCTCATGCGGAACGGAGTTCCGCATGAGGGGCCGTCCGCTGCTCTTCACCTCCTACGAGTCCGATCAGTCGATGCTGAACACCATGACCAAGCGGGTGGTGCTGGTGGTGTTCCTGCTGCTGCTGTGTGCGCTCCCGTTCACCGGTGGCGGGGCTCCGGGGAATGTTCGACTGTTCGACTGGAACATTCCCATCGTCGGGTTTCTGAGCGCCAATGACTGGCTGCAACTGATGGGGACTGCCTGCATCTTCGCCATCGGCGCCCTTGGGCTCAACATCCTCACCGGGCTCGCCGGACAGGTGTCGCTCGGCCATTCGTTCTTCATGGGCATCGGGGCGTACACCGCTGCCTGGCTGGGAGCCCCGGAGGGCCCGCTGCTCGGACTGGGGCTCCCGATCTGGATCTGGCTTCCGGCGGCAGGGCTGGTTGCCGCCGCCATCGGGGTCCTGGTCGGCCCTACCGCGGTGAGAGTCCGGGGGCTGTATCTCGCCATCGTCACCCTCGGCCTCGTGTTCATCGGGGAGTATGTGTTCCGCAACTGGCGGTCGTTGACCGGCGGGTCGCAGGCAGGGCGGACGTTCCCCCGTCTCGATGTGCGGCTGTGGAAGGAGGAGACGCCCATCTTCGGGACGACGGAGAACGGTGACTGGCTCACCGCCAACGGAAAGGCCTTCCTGTTCGTCCTCGCGTTGCTGGTGATCTTCACGG
This is a stretch of genomic DNA from Acidimicrobiia bacterium. It encodes these proteins:
- a CDS encoding branched-chain amino acid ABC transporter permease produces the protein MTETLLILAQEAGGPSKVAEAVAEGLSLGSIYALLAMGFVIIFKATQVLNFAHGALSALGAFLVASFATLVNIPGRFMEDSPRWLQWSLSVVTALVAAALIGMLLERLFLRPMVGEELFAVAIVTLGIDISLRNVTNDFIGTDPRPLGDPWGTSILDLGWVSIAHTEIAQIVISLILVTAVALFFRSRTGIAMRATAFDQEAARAQGINVGRIFSISWAIGAVLAAVAGIFVSVFPRRSAGVDTFTAFFAFKAFPAIILGGLDSIVGAVVGGFAVGLAEAFAGEYITASWLGAGFGGIVPYLLMLLVLLVRPYGLFGTEEIRRV
- a CDS encoding branched-chain amino acid ABC transporter permease — protein: MRGRPLLFTSYESDQSMLNTMTKRVVLVVFLLLLCALPFTGGGAPGNVRLFDWNIPIVGFLSANDWLQLMGTACIFAIGALGLNILTGLAGQVSLGHSFFMGIGAYTAAWLGAPEGPLLGLGLPIWIWLPAAGLVAAAIGVLVGPTAVRVRGLYLAIVTLGLVFIGEYVFRNWRSLTGGSQAGRTFPRLDVRLWKEETPIFGTTENGDWLTANGKAFLFVLALLVIFTVLAKNIQRSRVGRAFQAIRDRDVAAEVMGVNEFRYKLMAFGISSFFAGVAGALLAGYFGRTIPERWDLILSVQFIAIILIGGAGTTSGALMGAAFVILLPRVVQNFTEWLKGAIEEGGIVATIADPLIATSQNDFGLINTLPGVAPGLSVLQLNQVIYGLLIILFLIFEPLGLFGIWFRVRNYWKGWPFTY